The genomic segment GTCGGGCAGGTCGCCGAGATCCTCCCGCTGCCCGCGGACGTCACGGCCACCGGCGCGCACCCCGCGCTGCGCGGGGTGCTGGTGCACCGGCGCGCGGCCGTGCCGGTGCTCTGCCTGCCCACCCTGCTGGGGGTCGCCCCGCGCCCGGACCAGGGCGAGGGGTGCCTCCTGCTCGTCCACGGCGAGCGCGGGCCGGTGGCCTTCGCGATCGACGCGCTCCGGACGATCGTCCACCCCACCTGGCAGGACGAGGAGCGGCCCAAGGGCACCCCGTCCACACCGGGGGACGTGCTGCGGTGCAGCCCCCTGGCGGTCGTCGAGGAGCCGGCCCAGCTGCTGCCGGTCGTCGACCTGCTCGGGCTCGCCCGCATGGTGGAGGGCGCCGAGGAGGGGGACGGCGGGGACGGTGCCGCGGCGCCGCCCGGCGCCCCGCTCGCGCGGCTCGCCGGCTGAGCGCCCGGCCCCGGCGCAGGTCGGCTCAGCCCAGGGCGACCGGGGGCGCGGGGGCGGGGTCGGGGGACGTACGGCCGCGGGGGAGCCCCAGCGCGACGAGCGCGCCGAGCGCGGCGACGCCGGCGACGGCGGCCCAGGCGGTGCCGAACGAGGTGGCGCCGGCGATGGCGGGCACCCCGAGGGTGCCGGCGAGCCCGCCGGCCTGCAGGACGAGCGACTGCACCGAGAGCAGGGTGGTCCGCTGCCCGGACGGCGTCTCCTCGTGCAGCAGCTCCCCCGTGAGGGGGTCCCCGAGGCCGAGCGCGGCGTAGAGGCAGACGTACGCCCCCGCGGCGGCCCACCAGCCCGGCAGCGCGACGCAGGCCGCCGCGGCCGCGACGAGCAGCGAGGACACGACGACCCCGCGGCCGCTGCCGCGCAGCAGCCGGGCGAGGGCGGGCGCCAGGTGGGCGCCCACGGCGGTCCCGGCGAAGCCGGCCGTCACGACGGTCGAGTACGCCGCCGCCCCGGCCTCGCCGCCCAGGGTGAGCGGGGCGAGCAGCTCGGTCCCGGCGAGCACCACGCCGAGCAGCGTCGACAGGGCGGTGAGCCGCCGCAGCACCGGGTTGCGCCCGGCGAGCGCCGCGCCGGCGCGCACGGTGGCGGGCACCTCGGCGAGGGCGGCGCGCAGCCCGCCGCCGCGCGGGACGTCGGTGACCCAGCGGACCACCAGGGCCACCTGCACCAGGGCGACGGCGGCCGCGGCGAGGAAGGGCACCGACAGGCTGAGCAGGGGGTCGCCGCCGGCGTCCGCGAGCGGCACCAGGGTCAGCGCGCCGCCGCCCAGCGCCCCCAGGGCGAGGCCGGCGGAGTCGGCGGTCGCGCCGCGGGCCAGCCCGGGCTTGAGGTCCGCGTCCGCGTCGAGCGCGTGCACCGCGTCGACGTACCAGGCCTGCAGCGGGCCGGAGTCGAGCGCGCGGGCGGTGCCGGCCAGCAGCGTGCCGGCGACCAGGGCCGGCGCGGCCTGCCCCAGGGCGAGCACGAGGTTGGCCGCGGTCCCGAGGGCCACCGAGACGACGAGCACGGCGCGGCGCCCGAGCGCGTCGGCCAGCGCGCCGCTGGGCAGCTCGAGCAGGGCGCAGGCCAGGCTGTACGCCGCCCACACCGCGCCCACCTGCGCCACCGACAGGCCGCGCCCGCTGAGCAGGAGCACCTGGACGGGGATGACGAGCCCCGTGGGGAACCAGCGCAGGAAGGTGAGGACGACGTACCGGCGCCGGAGCAGGTCGAGCCCGGTCACGGCCGCTCCCCCTCGGCCCAGAAGGAGTGCAGGTGCACCACGACGCGGCGCGCGGCCGGGTCGTCGCTGCGCTCGTGCTCGAGGAGCAGCGCGGTGATGCGCCGCTTCAGGTCGGCCAGCTCCTCGGCCGTGACCTGCACCAGCAGGTCGGAGGAGGCGTGCGCCGCCTGCCACTCGCCCGGCCAGCCCGGGCCCTCGCGCCGGCGCCGGCGCAGGCCCTCGCGCAGCCCCTCCTGCTGGGCGGCCAGCAGCTCGTCGAGGGCGTCGCGGGCCTCGGGGTCGGCGAGGTCGGGCAGGTCGACGTCGGTGTAGTCGTGCCGGGCCCGCCAGCGCTTCTCCCGGCGGGAGGCCTGCTCCGGGTCGGGCTCGACGAAGCCGTACCGCGCGAGCTGGCGCAGGTGGTAGCTCGTCGCGCCGCTGGACTCGCCGAGCGCGCGGGCCAGGGCGCTGGCCGTGGCGGGCCCGTGCAGGCGCAGGTGGGCGAGCAGCCGGGTGCGGAGCGGGTGCGCCACGGCGCGCAGCACGACGGGGTCCGAGACGCGGTACGAGGTCGCCACGCTGGGGAGGCTAGACCGCCAAGGACCCTTTGCAAAGACCGCTTTGCGATCACGCGCGGCACCCGGCGGCGGGAAGGGGCGTTACCGTCGGGGGCGTTGACGGGGCAGCGGCCCCGCAGCGCCGCACCCGAGCACCAGCACCAGAAGCACCCGACGACCGGAGCACCGTGGCCCAGAAGAGCGCCCAGAAGGACGGGCAGAACCGCACCCGACGCCTCGTGATCGTCGAGTCCCCCGCGAAGGGGCAGAAGATCGCGGGGTACCTCGGCGCGGGCTACGACGTCGAGGCGAGCGCCGGGCACATCCGCGACCTGCCGACGCCCAGCGAGCTGCCGCCCGAGATGAAGAAGGGCCCGTTCGGCAAGTTCGCCGTCGACGTCGACAACGGCTTCGAGCCGTACTACGTCGTCGACGCGGACAAGAAGAAGAAGGTCTCCGAGCTGCGCCGCAAGCTCAAGGACGCCGACGAGCTGCTCCTCGCCACGGACGACGACCGCGAGGGCGAGGCCATCGCCTGGCACCTGCTGCAGGCCCTCGAGCCCAAGGTGCCGGTCCGGCGCATGGTCTTCACCGAGATCACCAAGGACGCGATCCTGCGCGCGGTGGAGAACACCCGCGAGATCGACCAGCACCGCGTCGACGCGCAGGAGACCCGGCGCATCCTCGACCGGCTCTACGGCTACGAGGTGTCGCCGGTCCTGTGGCGCAAGGTCCGCGCCGGCCTGTCCGCCGGGCGCGTGCAGTCCGTCGCGACGCGGCTCGTGGTGCAGCGCGAGCGCGAGCGGATCGCCTTCCGCGCAGCGTCGTACTGGGGCGTCGACGCCGAGCTGGCCGCCACCGGGGAGGCCCCGTTCACCACGCGCCTCGTCGCGCTCGACGGCACCCGGGTCGCCACCGGCCGCGACTTCGGCGACGACGGGCAGCTCCGGGCGCGCGAGGTCGTGCACCTCGACGAGCCGGCCGCGCAGGGCCTCGTCGCCGCCCTCGAGGGCCGGCCCTTCGCCGTGCGCTCGGTCGAGGAGAAGCCGTACACCCGCCGCCCGGCGGCGCCGTTCATCACCTCCACCCTGCAGCAGGAGGCCAGCCGCAAGCTGCGCTTCTCCTCCGACACGACGATGCGCATCGCGCAGCGGCTGTACGAGGAGGGCTACATCACCTACATGCGCACCGACTCGACGACGCTGTCGCAGTCGGCGCTGGACGCGGCGCGGGCGCAGGCCCGCGAGCTCTACGGCGCGGACCACGTGCCGGACGTGCCGCGGCGCTACGAGAAGAAGGTGAAGAACGCCCAGGAGGCGCACGAGGCGATCCGCCCCGCCGGCGAGGTGTTCCGCACGCCCGGGCAGGTGGCGCGCGAGCTGTCCCGCGACGAGTTCGCGCTGTACGAGCTCATCTGGAAGCGCACGATCGCCAGCCAGATGAACGACGCCCGCGGGTCGACCGCGACCCTGCGCTTCGGCGCGGAGCCGGGGGGCGCCTCGCCGTACCGCGACGCCGAGTTCAGCGTCTCCGGCACCGTCATCACCTTCCGCGGCTTCCTCGCCGCGTACGAGGAGGGGCGCGACGAGGAGCCGGCGCGCGACGACTCCGCCGAGGGGCGCCGCCTGCCGGTGCTCGCCGTCGGTGACCGGGTGGAGGTGCAGCGCCTCGCTGCCGAGGGGCACGTCACGAGCCCGCCGGCGCGCTACACCGAGGCCTCGCTCATCAAGGCGCTCGAGGAGCGCTCGATCGGGCGCCCGTCGACGTACTCGCCGACGATGAAGGTGATCCTCAACCGGGGCTACGTCTTCAAGAAGGGCAGCGCGCTCGTCCCGACGTGGCTGGCGTTCGCCGTGACCCGGCTGCTCGAGGAGCACTTCGGCGAGCTCGTCGACTACGACTTCACCGCGGAGATGGAGGACGACCTCGACTCCATCGCCGGGGGGCGCTCGGACCGGGTGGAGTGGCTGTCGAAGTTCTACTTCGGCTCGGGCAACGAGCTCGGCGGGCTCAAGGGCCTCGTGGAGGACCTCGGCGACATCGACGCCCGCGACATCAACACGGTCGAGGTCGGCGAGGGCATCGTCCTGCGCGTCGGGCGGTACGGCCCCTACCTCGAGCGCGGCGACCAGCGCGCGTCGGTCCCCGACGACCTCGCGCCGGACGAGCTGACGCTGGAGAAGGCCGAGGAGCTCCTCGCGGCGCCGTCCGGCGACCGCGAGCTGGGCACCGACCCGGCGACCGGCCGGGCGGTCGTGGCCAAGGCGGGCCGCTTCGGGCCGTACGTCACCGAGGTCCTCACCGCCGAGGAGGAGGCGCTGCCGGCCAGGAGCCGGCCCAAGCCGCGCACCGGCTCGCTCTTCACGACGATGACGCTCGACACGGTCACCCTCGACGACGCGCTGACCCTGCTCACGCTCCCGCGGGTGGTCGGGGTGGACCCGGCGGACGGGCAGGAGATCACCGCGCAGAACGGGCGCTACGGGCCGTACCTGAAGAAGGGGACGGACTCGCGCACGCTGCCGTCGGAGGAGCAGCTGCTCACCATCACGCTGGACGAGGCGCTCGCGGTGTACGCCCAGCCCAAGCAGCGCGGGCGCGGGCGGGCCGCCGCGCCGCCGCTGCGCGAGCTGGGCGCCGACCCGGTGAGCGGGGCGCCGATCCTCGTCAAGGACGGGCGCTTCGGGCCGTACGTCACCGACGGGGAGACCAACGCGACGCTGCGCAAGGGCGACGCGGTCGAGTCGGTGACCCTGGAGCGCGCCGCCGAGCTGCTGTCGGAGAAGCGCGCCAAGGGCCCGGCGCCGAAGAAGGCGGCGGCGCGCAAGACCGCGAAGGCGCCCGCGAAGAAGGCGGCGGCGAAGAAGGCGCCGGCGAGGGGCGCGGCGGCGAAGGGGGCCGCGGCGACGACGGCGACGACGGAGTGAGCCACCGGCCGGGGCGCCTCGTGGCGCCCCGGCGGTGCCGGCCGCCGCGGCTACGCTGACGGCGTGCCTGCAGCCCCGCGCGAGCCCGCCGTCCGCCACGCCGCGCGGGGGGCGTCCTCGCACGTGCCGGTGGCGGTGCTGCAGGTGCCGGCCTTCCGCAAGCTCTGGGTCTCGCTGACCCTGTCGAGCTTCGGCGACTGGCTCGGCCTGCTCGCCATGACGGCGCTCGCCGCCAGCCTCGCCGACGGGTCGTACCAGCAGACGAGCCTGGCCGTCGCGGGCGTGTTCATCCTGCGCCTGGCGCCGGCGATCCTGCTCGGCCCGCTCGCCGGCGCCGTCGCCGACCGCTGGGACCGGCGCAGGACGATGGTGGTCACCGACGTCGTGCGGGGCGCGCTGCTGGCCTCGATCGCGTTCGTCGGGACCCTGTGGTGGCTCTACGTCGCCACGGTCCTCATCGAGTGCGCGGCGCTCTTCTGGCAGCCGGCCAAGGAGGCGTCGGTCCCCAACATCGTGCCGCGGGACCAGCTCGAGCAGGCCAACCAGGTCAGCCTCCTCGCGACGTACGGGTCCGCCCCCGTCGCGGCCGGCGCCTTCGCCCTGCTCACCGTGGCGGGCGGCCCGCTCTCGCGCATCGGCGTGGACGCGGTCGACCTCGCCATCCTCTTCGACGCGGCGACGTTCCTCGTCGCCGCCCTCGTCATCGCCCGGCTCGACATCCCGGCGCCGCGCGGCGGGCAGGCCGTGGCCCGCGAGAGCGTGTGGCGCACGGTCGTCGAGGGCTGGCGCTTCGTCGTCGTCACGCCGCTGGTGCGCGGCCTCGTCGTCGGCATGCTCGGCGCCTTCGCCGCCGGCGGCGCGGTGGTCGGCCTCGCCCGCACCTACGTCGCCAATGTCGGGGCGGGCGACCCCGGGTACGGCGTCCTCTTCGCCGCCGTCTTCCTCGGCCTCGCCGCCGGGATGGGGGCGGGCCCCCGGCTCCTGCACGGGCTGAGCCGCCGGCGCCTCTTCGGCCTGGCGATCGCCTGCGCGGGGGTGGCGCTCGTCGTCCTGGGCCTGGTCCCCGACCTGGTCCTCGCGACCGTCGTCACGCTCCTGCTCGGGCTCATGGCGGGCGTGGCGTGGGTGAGCGGCTACACCCTGCTCGGCCTCGAGGTCGCCGACGAGGTCCGCGGCCGGACGTTCGCCTTCGTGCAGAGCATGGTGCGGGTGGTCCTCGTCCTCGTGCTGGCCGCGGCGCCGCTGCTGGCGGCGGCCATCGGGCAGCACGACGTGCGCATCGGCGACCAGGAGCTGTCGTTCACCGGCGCGAGCATCGTCTTCGTCGTCGCGGGCGTGCTGGCCACCGTCCTGGGCGTGACCTCGTACCGGCAGATGGACGACCGGCGGGGCCACCCGCTGCTGGCCGACCTCCTGCAGGTCGTGCGGCGCCGCCACCTCGACCCGGAGTCGGTCCGCCACGGCGGGCTCGGCGTGTTCGTCGCCCTCGAGGGCGGCGAGGGCGCGGGCAAGTCGACGCAGGCCGAGCGGCTGGCCGAGCGGCTGCGCGCGCGCGGGCTGGAGGTCGTCGTGACCCGCGAGCCCGGCGGCACCGCCACCGGGCGCCGGCTGCGCGAGCTGCTCCTCGACCCGGCGAGCGAGGGGCTCTCCGAGCGCGCCGAGGCGCTGCTCTACGCCGCCGACCGCGCCGAGCACGTCGCCCGCGTCGTGCGCCCGGCCCTGGAGCGCGGTGCCGTCGTCATCACCGACCGGTACGTCGACTCGTCCCTCGCCTACCAGGGCGGCGGGCGCGAGCTGGCGCGGGACGAGGTGGAGCGGCTCTCCGCCTGGGCCACCGGGGGGCTCGCGCCCACCCTCACCGTCGTGCTCGACCTGCCCCCGGACGTGGGGCTCGCCCGCGCCGGGCGCACCGGCGCCCCCGACCGGCTCGAAGCGGAGCCGCGCGCGTTCCACGAGCGGGTGCGCAGCACGTTCCTCGAGCTGGCTGCCCGGCGCCCCGACCGCTACGCCGTCGTCGACGCCGCGCGCCCCGCCGAGGAGGTCCTCGCCGAGGTGGCCGCGAGGGTCGAGGCCGTGCTGCCGGTTGCCGAGGGCGCCGCGGCTGCGCCGGGCGTGCCCGCCGGCTCCGGCGCGACGGCCGCCGCGGCGGGGGACGACGCCGGCCCGGGCGCGGCCGGCGCCGGAGGCATCGCGGCCGGGGCCGCGGGCGCTGCCGGCGCCGCGGGCGCTGCCGGCGCCGCCGGTGCTGCCGCGGGCGCCGCCGCCGCGGCGGACGCGGTCGCGCGGGGCGGCGCGGGTGCGGGCCTGCGGCGCGGGCTCGCCGGGGTGCGCGCCGCTGCGACGCGCACGGTGGCGCGGGGCGCGCGGACCGGCTCCGGCTCCGGCCCCGCCTCCGGTGGAGCGGCGGACGCCACCGGGGCGTCCGGTGCCACCTCCGCGGGGGGCGCCCCCGGGGCGTCCGCCGCGCAGGACACGAGCGGGCGGGCTGCCGGCGGCGCCACCGTCGCGCCGGGCACGGCCGCGGCCTCCGCCGCGCCGACCGCGGCGGGTGCGACGGGAGTGGTCGCGGGAGCGGGCGCGGCGGGAGCGGGCGCGGCGGGAGCGGTCGCGGGGGGAGCGGGTGCCGCGGGCGGGCGGGGCGGGGCCGACGGTCCTCACGCCGCGGACGGCGCCTCCCTCGCCGACGCGGTCGCCGAGCGCGAGCGCCGGCACCGGCGCGCCGAGAGCGCCCGCCGGGTCGCGGCGCAGGAGCGCAGGGACCGGCTGGTCGCCACCCGCGCGCGGATGGTGGCGCGCGAGCGGGCCCGGGAGGCCCGCCGGCGCCAGCGGCTGGCGCAGGACGAGGCCGAGCGCAAGCGGGCCGAGGAGGCCGCGCGCGCGCTCGCGGAGCAGGAGGCGCGCCGCCGCGAGGCGCAGGACGCCGAGCGCCGTGCGGCGGAGGAGGAGCGCCGCCGGGTCGAGGCCGAGCGCCGGGCCGTCGAGGAGGCCGCGCGCCGCGAGCGCGAGGAGCGCCGGCGGGCCGAGGAGGAGGAGCGCCGCCGGGTCGAGGCCGAGCGCCGCGCGGTCGAGGAGGCCGCCCGGGCCGAGCGCCGCGCCGCCGAGGAGGCCGCCCGCGCGGAGCGCGAGGCCGCTGCCCGGGCGGTGGCCGAGGAGCGCCGCCGCGAGGAGGAGGCCCGCCGGGCCGAGCAGGAGCGGGCGGCCGCCGCGGAGGCCGCGCGCCGCGCCGCGGAGCGCGCCCGGCGCGAGGAGGAGGAGGCCCGCCGGCGCGCGGAGCAGGCGGCGCGCTCGGCCGAGCAGGCCCGCCGCGCCGAGGAGGAGGCGCGCCGGCGCGCGACCGTCGGGGAGGCCGCTCCCCGGCACGTCCGGGGCGCGCCCGCAGCCGGTCCCGACGACCGCACGGTCGACCTCGCCCGGGTCGAGTCGTCCCGGGCTGAGCCGTCGCGGCTCGCGGGTGCGGCGGCGCGCCGCCGCCGGCGCCGCCGCAGGGACGACCTCGACGAGACCCTCGTCGACGACCTCTTCAGCCTGGCCGCCGACGACGAGCGCGGGCGGGACGAGCGGTGAGCGTGTGGGACGAGGTCGTCGGGCAGGACGCCGTCGTCGCCGACCTCGTGCGCGCGGTCGAGGCCGCGGCGCGGCAGGTGGGCGGCGCCGCCGTACCGGGGGGCGGCGCCGGGCGGCCCGGCGGGACCGGCGCCGGCAGCACCGCGATGACGCACGCGTGGCTCTTCACCGGCCCGCCGGGCAGCGGCCGCTCCACCGCGGCGCGGGCGTTCGCGGCGGCGCTGCAGTGCCCGCGCGGCGGCTGCGGCGCGTGCACGGTCTGCCGCACCGTGCGCGCCGGCACCCATCCCGACGTGCGCGTGGTGCGCACGGAGCAGCTCTCGATCCGGGTCGACGACGTGCGCGGCCTCGTGCTGGAGGCGTCGCGGCACCCGGCCGCGGGGCGCTGGCAGGTGGTCCTCGTCGAGGACGCCGACCGCCTCACCGAGCAGGCCGGCAACGCGCTGCTCAAGGCGGTCGAGGAGCCGGCGGAGCGCACGGTCTGGCTGCTCTGCGCACCGGCGCTGGAGGACGTGCTGCCGACCATCCGGTCGCGCTGCCGCCACCTGGGCCTGCGCACCCCGCCGCTCGACGCCGTCGCCGAGGTGCTGCAGCGCCGCGACGGCATCGACCCGGCGATGGCGCACTTCGCCGCGCGGGCGGCCCAGGGGCACATCGGGCGGGCCCGGCGCCTGGCCACCGACGAGAACGCCCGGCTGCGCCGCCAGGAGGCGCTGCACCTGCCGCGGAAGGTCGCGGCCCTGGACGCCGCCCTCGCGGCGGCGGCGGAGCTCGTCGAGGGCGCCGCGGACGACGCGGCGGCGATCACCGGCGGCCTCGACGAGCGGGAGACCGCCGACCTGGGCCGGTCCCTCGGCGCGGGCACCGTGGGGCGCGGGATGGTGGCCGGTGCCGCGGGCGCGCTCAAGGAGCTGGAGAAGCAGCAGAAGCTGCGCGGCAAGCGGCTGCAGCGCGACGCGCTGGACCGCGCGCTCGTCGACCTGGCCTCGGTCTACCGCGACGCCCTCGTCGTGCAGCTCGGCGCCGACGTGGGCCTGGTGAACGAGGAGGCGCGCCGCGACGTCCTCGAGCTCGCCCGGGGGACCGGCCCCGAGACGACGCTGCGGCGCATCGAGGCGGTCATGGCCTGCCGCACCGCGCTCGAGGGCAACGTCGCGCCCCTGCTCGCCGTCGAGGCGATGGTGCTCGCGCTGCGCGCGGACCCCGACGGGGAGTGACGCGGGGGCCCTGGGCTACACTCCTCGGGCGCACGCCGCCTTAGCTCAGTCGGCTAGAGCGACGCACTCGTAATGCGTAGGTCGTCGGTTCGATTCCGACAGGCGGCTCGACCAGGAGGGGCCCTCGCCCGGCGGTGACGCCGGGCGGGGGCCCCTCCTGCGCGTGTGGCGGGCGTGTCAGGGACGGCACAGGGCCGCGGCGAGCCGTCCCGTCGCCGCCGCCAGGTCGGGCAGCGGCCTCCCGTCGCCGAGCCAGTGCCGCACCTGCTCGGCGCTGAGCGCGGCGAGGAGGGCCTCGGCTCGGGTGCCGGGGTCCGGTGCGCCGGCCTCCGTGAGCAGCAGCGCGCAGTGCTGGCGCCACAGGGCGTACGCGGGTCCGCGCAGCCGCCCGCCCGGCGTGGCGGTCTCGGACATCAGCACGAGGTCGAGGTGCGCCGCCTGGAACGCGAGGTAGGCCTCGGTGAACGCGACCAGCCTCCGTGCCGGAGGGGCGCCCGGGCCGAGGGGGGCGGGGCCGCGCACCATCTGCTCCTGCAGCTGGCGCCCCCGCTCGCTCAGCAGCGCCGCGGCGAGCCCGCCCTTGTCCCCGAACCGCCGGTAGAGCGTGCCCTTGCCGACGCCCGCGGCGGCGGCGACGTCGTCCATCGTCGTCGCGGCGACGCCCCGCTCCGCGAAGAGCGCCTCGGCCGCGGCGAGCACGCGGCGGCGGTTGCGCGCCGCGTCGGCGCGCTCGCGCACCACGGGCGCCGTGAGGAGCGCGAGGGCCTCCCCTTCCGCCCCCGTTGACGATCCGGACTCGGGTCCGCTACGTTCCTCGACCATGAACCGGACTGTAGTCCACATCGAGGGGAGTCGGGCATGAGGGTCCTGCTGGTCGGAGCCACCGGGTACGTCGGGTCGGCCGTGGCGGAGCGGCTGGCGGGGGCGGGGCACGAGGTCGTCGCGCTGCTGCGGCCGGGGCGGGACGCGCCGCCGCCGGTGGGCGAGGTCCGCAGGGGCGACCTGCGCGACCCCGCGTCGCTCACCGCCGCCGTGACCGGCGAGGTGGACGCCGTCGTGCACGCCGGCGCCCCGACCGGGGACGGGGCGGTCGACGCGGCGGCGGTGGAGGCGCTGCTCGCGCCGCTGCGGACCGGCGGCGGGACGTTCGTCCTCACGAGCGGCGTGTGGGTGCTCGGCGGCACCGGCTCGGCGACGCTCGACGAGTCGGCGCCGGTCGCACCGGTCGCGCTGGTGCGCGAACGGCCAGCCGTCGAGCAGCGGGTGCTCGCCGCGGCCGCGGACGGCGTGCGCGCCGTCGTGCTGCGCCCCGGGGTGGTGCACGGGCGCGGCGGCGGGATCCCCCGGCTCCTGGTCGACCTCGCGAGGACGCACGGCGCCGGTCGCTACGTCGGCGCCCCCGTGGGCTGGCCCATGGTGCACGTGGACGACCTCGCCGACCTCTACGCCGTGGCGCTGGAGCGGGCGACGGCGGGCACCGTGCTGCACGGGGTCGCCGAGCCGTCGGTCCCCGTGGTCGAGCTGGCGGACGCGGCGGCGCGGGCCGCGGGGCTCGGTGGCGGCGCCGCCGCGTGGCCGCTGGCCGAGGCGCGGGCGGCGCTGGGCGCGCCCTTCGCCGACGCCCTCGCCCTCGACCAGTCCGTCAGCGCCGAGCGGACGCGC from the Vallicoccus soli genome contains:
- a CDS encoding MFS transporter, with product MTGLDLLRRRYVVLTFLRWFPTGLVIPVQVLLLSGRGLSVAQVGAVWAAYSLACALLELPSGALADALGRRAVLVVSVALGTAANLVLALGQAAPALVAGTLLAGTARALDSGPLQAWYVDAVHALDADADLKPGLARGATADSAGLALGALGGGALTLVPLADAGGDPLLSLSVPFLAAAAVALVQVALVVRWVTDVPRGGGLRAALAEVPATVRAGAALAGRNPVLRRLTALSTLLGVVLAGTELLAPLTLGGEAGAAAYSTVVTAGFAGTAVGAHLAPALARLLRGSGRGVVVSSLLVAAAAACVALPGWWAAAGAYVCLYAALGLGDPLTGELLHEETPSGQRTTLLSVQSLVLQAGGLAGTLGVPAIAGATSFGTAWAAVAGVAALGALVALGLPRGRTSPDPAPAPPVALG
- a CDS encoding ArsR/SmtB family transcription factor, translating into MATSYRVSDPVVLRAVAHPLRTRLLAHLRLHGPATASALARALGESSGATSYHLRQLARYGFVEPDPEQASRREKRWRARHDYTDVDLPDLADPEARDALDELLAAQQEGLREGLRRRRREGPGWPGEWQAAHASSDLLVQVTAEELADLKRRITALLLEHERSDDPAARRVVVHLHSFWAEGERP
- the topA gene encoding type I DNA topoisomerase; this encodes MAQKSAQKDGQNRTRRLVIVESPAKGQKIAGYLGAGYDVEASAGHIRDLPTPSELPPEMKKGPFGKFAVDVDNGFEPYYVVDADKKKKVSELRRKLKDADELLLATDDDREGEAIAWHLLQALEPKVPVRRMVFTEITKDAILRAVENTREIDQHRVDAQETRRILDRLYGYEVSPVLWRKVRAGLSAGRVQSVATRLVVQRERERIAFRAASYWGVDAELAATGEAPFTTRLVALDGTRVATGRDFGDDGQLRAREVVHLDEPAAQGLVAALEGRPFAVRSVEEKPYTRRPAAPFITSTLQQEASRKLRFSSDTTMRIAQRLYEEGYITYMRTDSTTLSQSALDAARAQARELYGADHVPDVPRRYEKKVKNAQEAHEAIRPAGEVFRTPGQVARELSRDEFALYELIWKRTIASQMNDARGSTATLRFGAEPGGASPYRDAEFSVSGTVITFRGFLAAYEEGRDEEPARDDSAEGRRLPVLAVGDRVEVQRLAAEGHVTSPPARYTEASLIKALEERSIGRPSTYSPTMKVILNRGYVFKKGSALVPTWLAFAVTRLLEEHFGELVDYDFTAEMEDDLDSIAGGRSDRVEWLSKFYFGSGNELGGLKGLVEDLGDIDARDINTVEVGEGIVLRVGRYGPYLERGDQRASVPDDLAPDELTLEKAEELLAAPSGDRELGTDPATGRAVVAKAGRFGPYVTEVLTAEEEALPARSRPKPRTGSLFTTMTLDTVTLDDALTLLTLPRVVGVDPADGQEITAQNGRYGPYLKKGTDSRTLPSEEQLLTITLDEALAVYAQPKQRGRGRAAAPPLRELGADPVSGAPILVKDGRFGPYVTDGETNATLRKGDAVESVTLERAAELLSEKRAKGPAPKKAAARKTAKAPAKKAAAKKAPARGAAAKGAAATTATTE
- the tmk gene encoding dTMP kinase, whose amino-acid sequence is MPAAPREPAVRHAARGASSHVPVAVLQVPAFRKLWVSLTLSSFGDWLGLLAMTALAASLADGSYQQTSLAVAGVFILRLAPAILLGPLAGAVADRWDRRRTMVVTDVVRGALLASIAFVGTLWWLYVATVLIECAALFWQPAKEASVPNIVPRDQLEQANQVSLLATYGSAPVAAGAFALLTVAGGPLSRIGVDAVDLAILFDAATFLVAALVIARLDIPAPRGGQAVARESVWRTVVEGWRFVVVTPLVRGLVVGMLGAFAAGGAVVGLARTYVANVGAGDPGYGVLFAAVFLGLAAGMGAGPRLLHGLSRRRLFGLAIACAGVALVVLGLVPDLVLATVVTLLLGLMAGVAWVSGYTLLGLEVADEVRGRTFAFVQSMVRVVLVLVLAAAPLLAAAIGQHDVRIGDQELSFTGASIVFVVAGVLATVLGVTSYRQMDDRRGHPLLADLLQVVRRRHLDPESVRHGGLGVFVALEGGEGAGKSTQAERLAERLRARGLEVVVTREPGGTATGRRLRELLLDPASEGLSERAEALLYAADRAEHVARVVRPALERGAVVITDRYVDSSLAYQGGGRELARDEVERLSAWATGGLAPTLTVVLDLPPDVGLARAGRTGAPDRLEAEPRAFHERVRSTFLELAARRPDRYAVVDAARPAEEVLAEVAARVEAVLPVAEGAAAAPGVPAGSGATAAAAGDDAGPGAAGAGGIAAGAAGAAGAAGAAGAAGAAAGAAAAADAVARGGAGAGLRRGLAGVRAAATRTVARGARTGSGSGPASGGAADATGASGATSAGGAPGASAAQDTSGRAAGGATVAPGTAAASAAPTAAGATGVVAGAGAAGAGAAGAVAGGAGAAGGRGGADGPHAADGASLADAVAERERRHRRAESARRVAAQERRDRLVATRARMVARERAREARRRQRLAQDEAERKRAEEAARALAEQEARRREAQDAERRAAEEERRRVEAERRAVEEAARREREERRRAEEEERRRVEAERRAVEEAARAERRAAEEAARAEREAAARAVAEERRREEEARRAEQERAAAAEAARRAAERARREEEEARRRAEQAARSAEQARRAEEEARRRATVGEAAPRHVRGAPAAGPDDRTVDLARVESSRAEPSRLAGAAARRRRRRRRDDLDETLVDDLFSLAADDERGRDER
- a CDS encoding DNA polymerase III subunit delta', which codes for MSVWDEVVGQDAVVADLVRAVEAAARQVGGAAVPGGGAGRPGGTGAGSTAMTHAWLFTGPPGSGRSTAARAFAAALQCPRGGCGACTVCRTVRAGTHPDVRVVRTEQLSIRVDDVRGLVLEASRHPAAGRWQVVLVEDADRLTEQAGNALLKAVEEPAERTVWLLCAPALEDVLPTIRSRCRHLGLRTPPLDAVAEVLQRRDGIDPAMAHFAARAAQGHIGRARRLATDENARLRRQEALHLPRKVAALDAALAAAAELVEGAADDAAAITGGLDERETADLGRSLGAGTVGRGMVAGAAGALKELEKQQKLRGKRLQRDALDRALVDLASVYRDALVVQLGADVGLVNEEARRDVLELARGTGPETTLRRIEAVMACRTALEGNVAPLLAVEAMVLALRADPDGE
- a CDS encoding TetR/AcrR family transcriptional regulator, encoding MVEERSGPESGSSTGAEGEALALLTAPVVRERADAARNRRRVLAAAEALFAERGVAATTMDDVAAAAGVGKGTLYRRFGDKGGLAAALLSERGRQLQEQMVRGPAPLGPGAPPARRLVAFTEAYLAFQAAHLDLVLMSETATPGGRLRGPAYALWRQHCALLLTEAGAPDPGTRAEALLAALSAEQVRHWLGDGRPLPDLAAATGRLAAALCRP
- a CDS encoding NAD-dependent epimerase/dehydratase family protein, whose translation is MRVLLVGATGYVGSAVAERLAGAGHEVVALLRPGRDAPPPVGEVRRGDLRDPASLTAAVTGEVDAVVHAGAPTGDGAVDAAAVEALLAPLRTGGGTFVLTSGVWVLGGTGSATLDESAPVAPVALVRERPAVEQRVLAAAADGVRAVVLRPGVVHGRGGGIPRLLVDLARTHGAGRYVGAPVGWPMVHVDDLADLYAVALERATAGTVLHGVAEPSVPVVELADAAARAAGLGGGAAAWPLAEARAALGAPFADALALDQSVSAERTRRSLGWRPFRPGAVEDLRASYGVAAAA